From Solea senegalensis isolate Sse05_10M linkage group LG7, IFAPA_SoseM_1, whole genome shotgun sequence, a single genomic window includes:
- the larp6a gene encoding la-related protein 6a, with amino-acid sequence MYALVNAFMRCLSFLLPPSRLCVSFCLWVGNECEDTLLLRPRPNPRARFKSRKPLTYEEVAAVAAEAVGEAQGGTNPSVSPAPGCVLPAATSPAAPQGPAPGRIWIGGLWRAVERVLGAPWVLVRHRWCPKQCRAALRAPYPACAFEASDIKGFQGGAATAAAAADRPEEERAAGGSTLTYPKTMSGSVGIPSPNPAACASDESAEQLGMDEVITVDQHSQELGTVTITVAIQAAEDEEPEEVSSSFIDFLGGSCSEDEIGRYDKSSGAGTSGGELEEESWQPPDPELIQKLVAQIEYYLSDENLEHDAFLLKHVRRNKLGFVSVKLLTSFKKVKHLTRDWRTTAYALRHSKSLELNDEGRKVRRKSAVPVFASESLPSRMLLLSDLQRWPELAALTNDNGESEERATQQEQLMKLLLKAFGTYGTIASVRVLKPGKDLPADLKRLSGRYSQLGTEECAIVEFEEVEAAVKANEAVGSDECGASLRGLKVVLIGTKPPKKKVPKERPREEGGMRKSRSLNSRIRELQYHGDDSACSSSETESTPTSPRLARKSQSCNKLSPTTAGVGFQNNHLSPGMSPRNSPWSSPRGSPCPQRKSPHSHKSPLVSEGRLSPEPGRRWADYSSDSSLTPSGSPWVQRRKQVASQESSPVGSPMLGRKIQNADGLPPGVMRLPRGPDGTRGFHCVSVAERGKTAATQT; translated from the exons ATGTACGCCTTAGTGAACGCCTTCATGCGCTgcctctccttcctcctgccCCCCTCTCGGCTTTGTGTCAGCTTTTGCTTGTGGGTTGGGAATGAGTGCGAAgacacgctgctgctgcggccGCGGCCCAATCCCAGAGCTCGTTTCAAAAGCAGAAAGCCTCTTACATATGAGgaagtagcagcagtagcagcagaagCAGTGGGGGAAGCACAAGGAGGCACCAACCCGTCGGTCTCACCAGCTCCAGGCTGCGTCTTGCCGGCTGCTACAAGCCCCGCTGCTCCTCAGGGCCCTGCACCGGGTCGGATCTGGATCGGGGGTCTCTGGCGAGCCGTGGAGCGTGTCCTCGGAGCCCCCTGGGTCCTCGTTCGCCATCGCTGGTGCCCGAAGCAGTGTCGAGCGGCTTTACGCGCCCCGTATCCCGCCTGCGCCTTCGAGGCGAGCGATATTAAAGGCTTTCAGGGAGgcgctgctactgctgctgctgctgctgatagaCCCGAGGAAGAGAGGGCAGCGGGTGGAAGCACCTTGACTTATCCGAAGACCATGAGTGGGTCTGTGGGCATCCCCAGTCCGAACCCAGCGGCGTGCGCCTCGGATGAGTCAGCGGAGCAGCTGGGCATGGATGAGGTAATCACCGTGGATCAGCACTCGCAGGAGCTGGGGACGGTGACGATAACAGTGGCCATTCAAGCCGCGGAGGACGAAGAACCCGAGGAAGTGTCGTCTAGCTTCATCGACTTCCTCGGAGGGAGCTGCAGCGAGGACGAAATCGGAAGATATGACAAATCAAG CGGGGCAGGGACCAGTGGAGgcgagctggaggaggagagctggCAGCCTCCAGACCCAGAGCTCATCCAGAAGCTGGTCGCTCAGATCGAGTACTACCTATCTGATGAGAACCTGGAGCACGATGCCTTCCTGCTCAAACACGTCCGGCGTAACAAACTCGGGTTTGTTAGTGTCAAGTTGCTCACCTCGTTCAAAAAG GTGAAACACTTGACCCGTGACTGGAGAACGACCGCTTATGCTCTGAGACACTCCAAGAGCCTCGAGCTGAACGATGAAGGGCGCAAGGTGAGGCGGAAATCTGCAGTACCGGTCTTTGCCAGCGAGTCGTTGCCTAGTCgcatgctgctgctgagtgattTGCAGAGGTGGCCAGAGCTGGCTGCTCTCACCAACGATAATGGAGAGAGCGAGGAAAGAGCAActcagcaggagcagctgatgaAGCTGTTGCTAAAAGCTTTTGGAACATACGGTACCATTGCCTCCGTCAGAGTCCTGAAGCCCGGGAAGGACCTGCCGGCCGATCTGAAGAGGCTGAGTGGTCGTTACTCTCAGCTTGGCACCGAGGAATGTGCCATTGTGGAGTTcgaggaggtggaggctgcTGTTAAAGCCAATGAAGCTGTGGGCAGCGACGAATGTGGGGCCAGTTTGCGAGGGTTGAAAGTGGTCCTTATTGGCACCAAGCCGCCCAAGAAGAAGGTGCCCAAAGAGCGACCACGCGAGGAGGGAGGGATGCGCAAGAGTCGCTCGCTCAACAGCAGAATACGAGAGCTTCAGTACCACGGGGATGACTCTGCCTGCAGCTCTTCAGAGACTGAGAGCACCCCCACATCCCCGAGGCTGGCCAGAAAGTCCCAGTCCTGCAACAAGCTCAGCCCCACCACGGCTGGTGTCGGCTTCCAGAACAATCACCTCAGTCCTGGTATGTCCCCGCGCAACAGTCCGTGGTCGAGCCCCCGTGGCAGCCCCTGTCCTCAGCGCAAATCCCCTCATTCCCATAAGTCTCCCTTGGTCAGTGAGGGGAGACTGAGCCCTGAGCCTGGGCGTCGCTGGGCAGACTACTCCTCAGACAGTAGCCTCACCCCTTCAGGGAGCCCATGGGTGCAGCGGCGCAAGCAGGTGGCGTCTCAGGAGAGCAGTCCGGTCGGCAGCCCGATGCTGGGCAGAAAGATCCAGAATGCTGACGGCCTGCCACCAGGCGTTATGAGGCTGCCCCGGGGTCCTGACGGAACCCGTGGctttcactgtgtctctgttgcTGAGAGGGGAAAGACTGCAGCTACTCAGACTTGA